TTTACTCCACACATTCAAAACGAAGAGAACGGTGAGGGACCATCAACAAAGTCGTGCCCAAATAAATGCACGCCCTCCTTTTCAATATAAGCATGCTTGTGGTGCTTTTTCCTGACCACTTCAGCAAATGGTAAAACATAAGTGTACTGGTGTAGACGAAGAATTCTCGTTAAATCTTACACCGACTGTTACCAAAAAAATAGCACGAGACCAAAGAGATTCAATGAGGAGCAAACACATGCCGTACGCTCAGGTGATTATTCGGCATCCATTTTTAGGGTGGGGTGCAGGAAAAGGTGTCAGGTAACAATGTTGTCTTGCGGTTTGTAGAGAGAAAGGTAGATCCGGAAGGACAGGACGTTTTCGAGCATAACGtagcctatttttttaaaaggaaaaataaaacttaaagccGTTATTGAAAAACAACTGGACAACATCTGAAAGGGTGAGATAAGTTAATAAAACGTATTAAGCGGTGCttatttaaatatgattaaaattatttcttgaataTAAGAGAGAGGTTTGTACATTGCTGCTAAAATCAATATTGAGACctcgttattttttattattatcgttCTAATTTTGTGCATTCAGATGCGCAATAACAATTTATTACGGTATTTACTTTCCAGAACCATGTATAGGGTTGAAATATGCGGACAACTCGAGTCACGTTTTGGACAGGGGTCATCCAATTAATACTAACGTCGTGTTCAGTTCGTTAAGAACATCGAGCAAGAAGCTGAACATTGTGCCCAGTAGAGCAATCaagtcatatttttatattaggGTCTACAATGTAGGCCTACTCTCACTCTATAAGCGCTGTAATCACGCACGGGAGTTCAAACACAGTTTGTAACCTCAGTGTACGAGTGAATGTGAATCTGCGGCGCTAGCCATTCCTTGTTGCAgttaacaaaatgtggaaactCTGCACTTCCCCCTTTCAACCCAGGTGACCATGGCAGTCCGGTACAATGGTTTGTCACACTGCAAGATTGCTCTGGTGTTTGCAGTGCTGATGGACCTAATGGGGGCAACGGCCTTGCTCTTGGGAGTTTTTGCCCCCCTGGAGATAAAGGGCCGGGATTTTGGGGACCTGCTGGTGTACTCTGGGGCCTTGCTGGTCCTCATGTCACTTGGGGGTTGGGTCATGTGGTACAGCGGCAACATTGA
This window of the Anguilla anguilla isolate fAngAng1 chromosome 1, fAngAng1.pri, whole genome shotgun sequence genome carries:
- the tmem238a gene encoding transmembrane protein 238a; translated protein: MVKHKCTGVDEEFSLNLTPTVTKKIARDQRDSMRSKHMPYAQVTMAVRYNGLSHCKIALVFAVLMDLMGATALLLGVFAPLEIKGRDFGDLLVYSGALLVLMSLGGWVMWYSGNIEGLTSRKELGHIGTAVDRLARTLSRRIRTHRVHTGA